The genomic interval CGAATTGAGTCGGGTTGAACTTCGCTTGAACCCTGTTTGAAATTAGGATATTGGACTAAAACCCCAGCAGAATCTTTTATTCTTCCCGCATAAACTTCGTCCTTTTCATAATTAAGAATAATGATACCCGATTTTAATTCTACATCTTTATAGTATAATTCGGCTTCATTATATAAAGTGATAAGTTTGTTTTTCTGATCAATTTTTGCATAATCTTTAGCTTTGTATTTTACTTTTCCATCCAAAAAAGTCTTTTTAGGTCTAACAGTGTCTAGCTTTATAGTATCGATTACGGGTTTGGATTCTTTATCTGTTTGTTTTACAGCAGGTAAAGACTTTTTTTTGTTTTTTATTTCTTGCGAATATAAATTACCACAACCTATAGTTAGGAAAAATGATATTAAAACGATATTAAATAAGTTTGTATGCAAAGGTTTAAATGCTATTTTTGTAAAATTATGGCTTGTTTTTTGACATGTCAAACTTACATATAATTTTTTGGCAAAAATAATCAATTCTGAAAATTATAACAGCTGCATTTTATTAAAATTAACTTTTAGATTTATGAATAGAATTAACAAATTTAAGGTAATATTTACTTTATTTCTAACAATCCTGTCTTTTTATGCTCATAGTCAGTCCAATGTGTTTAAGGTAACTTTGGATGCTGGACATGGCGATCATGACTTTGGAGCTGTTTATAGCGGCAGAATTGAAAAAAATATTGCTTTAGCGATTGTTCTAAAAGTGGGAAAGATTTTAGAGCTAAATCCGAATGTTAATGTAATTTATACCCGTAAAACAGACGTTTTTATCGATTTGGTCGAAAGAGCCAATATCGCAAATAGAGCCAATTCAAATATTTTTGTTTCTATACACTGTAATGCCAATAAAAATACAGCTGCCGACGGAACAGAAACTTATGTAATGGGTTTAAGTAAAGTTGCCTCAAACCTTGAAGCAGCAAAGAAAGAGAACTCTGTAATTACTTTAGAGAAAGATTATAAACGTAAATACGAAGGTTACGATCCTAATTCGCCAGAATCGATGATCGGTATGACATTGATGCAAGAAGAATATTTAGATAACAGTATTTCTTTAGCTACCAAAATTGAAGATAATTTTGAAAAATTAGGTAAAAAACTTCGTCAAGGCGGTGTGAAACAAGCACCTTTTATGGTACTTCATAAAGCATACATGCCTAGAGTTTTGGTTGAAACTGGATTTGTATCTAACCCAACAGAAGGTAATATTTTAAATTCTGAAGAAGGTCAGGATGATATTGCAAGAGCAATTGCAGAGGCAATCTTAAGTTATAAAAGAGAGTATTTTGGATCAGGAACCGAGTCAGACGACAGTCGGCCCATAAGAGATACTTCAAAACCAGTAAAGCCTAAAACAACCGCACCTGTTGCAGCGGTTAAAAATGCTCCTAAGGGAACCTTTTTTAAAGTGCAGCTGATAGCGAGTATTAAAAAAACGCCATTGGAACCTAAAAATTTTAAAGGGCTAAAAAATGTGACGATGTTATTTGAAAACAATATATATAAGTATTTCTACGAAGAAACTTCAAGTTACGAAACAGCGCAAAAATATTTGCAAGAAGCTAAAAGTAAAGGGTATGGCGCAGCATTTTTAGTGGCAACTAGAGATGGAGAAAAAATCAGTATTCAGGACGCAATTAAATAATAAGCCTAAGTTCGAATATTTATATTAATTTTGTACAAACACTTAGAATTTTGAAACTAACAAGAGAAATTAAAACGGCTATATTAGTCATCGCATCGATTTTATTATTTATTTGGGGTTATAGTTTTCTAAAAGGCAGAGATCTTTTTACAAATTATAAAACTTTATATGTTCAATATGATAATGTTGAAGATCTTTCACCTTCAGCGCCAGTTACACTTAACGGGCTTGCAATTGGTAAAGTAAGTAAAATCACTATAGATGAAGTAACAGGTAAATTATTAGTTGAACTTCAGTTAAAAACAGATTTTCCAATTTCTAAAACGAGCACTGCATCATTGTATTCTCCTAGTTTAATTGGAGGAAAGCAAATTAAAATTGTTCCGAATTTGGCTGACAAAGAATTAGCAGAAGACGGGCAGACTTTAGCTTCAAATGTAGAACTTGGATTAACGGAATCTTTAGGAGGGAAAATTGAGCCAATTCAGCAAAAGCTAGACAAAATGCTTGTAAATATTGATGTTTTAGTTACCGGACTAAACAATACTTTAGATAAGCAAACGCAAGAAAATTTGAAGAAAACAATTGCTGAGCTAAGTCAGACAATGGCGCAGTTTCATAAAGCTTCAGGCAGTTTAAATAATATTTTAGACACTAATAAAGGACAGATTAACGGAATGGTTTCTAACTTTAATAAAGCATCAAACAATTTCAATAAAATTTCTGATTCTTTAAACAAAGCTGATTTAGGGAAAACAGTTCGTAGTTTAAATCAAACTCTTGCCAAAGTTGACGGTTTAATGGCTAATTTAAATTCAGGAAAAGGTACTGCTGGAAAATTATTAAACGACGATGCTCTTTATAATAACTTAGCAAAAACATCTAAAGAGCTTGAATTGCTTTTACAAGATGTTCGTTTATATCCAACACGTTACGTAAATGTTTCTCTTTTTGGAAAGAAAAACAAGCCTTATGTGGCGCCAACTGAAGATACAAATTCAACTGATAAAAAATAATTGTAAATGAGTTATTTAGATAATATTTTGTTTGCCATACTTCTTGTAGTTGGTTTCGGTTTTTTTGCAGCGAGCGTAAAAAAGATCATCCGAAACATTAATTTGGGAGTAGATGTAGATCGAAAAGATAATCCTAAAGCTCGATGGGAAAACATGGCTTTGATTGCTCTTGGGCAATCAAGAATGGTGAGACGCCCTGTTGCAGGAATACTGCATATTTTTGTTTATGTGGGATTCATCATTATTAATATTGAATTACTTGAAATAATAATTGATGGGCTTTTCGGTACACACCGAATTTTTGCTCCGTATTTGGGAGTAGTTTATGATGTTTTAATTGCTTCGTTTGAAATATTAGCAATACTGGTTATTTTTGCGGTTACTGTTTTTTGGATCAGAAGAAATTTCATTAGATTGAAACGTTTTATTCACTCTGATTTAACTGGATTCCCAAAAAGCGATGCGAATTACATTTTGTATTTTGAAACTGTTTTGATGATTTTGTTTTTATTGATGAACGCTTCAGATTATCATTTGCAAAATGTTCCAGGAGGTGTTTTTCATAAAGCAGGAAGTTTTCCAATTAGTCAGTTTATCGCTCCGATTTTTAACGGAATGTCAAATGAATTGGTTGTGCTTTTATTTGAAGTTTTCTGGTGGTTGCATATTGCTGGAATTTTAGTTTTTATGAACTATTTATATTTCTCTAAACATTTGCATATT from Flavobacterium sp. YJ01 carries:
- a CDS encoding (Fe-S)-binding protein, with amino-acid sequence MSYLDNILFAILLVVGFGFFAASVKKIIRNINLGVDVDRKDNPKARWENMALIALGQSRMVRRPVAGILHIFVYVGFIIINIELLEIIIDGLFGTHRIFAPYLGVVYDVLIASFEILAILVIFAVTVFWIRRNFIRLKRFIHSDLTGFPKSDANYILYFETVLMILFLLMNASDYHLQNVPGGVFHKAGSFPISQFIAPIFNGMSNELVVLLFEVFWWLHIAGILVFMNYLYFSKHLHILLAFPNTYFANLKLEGQFDNLASVTNEVKLMMDPNADPFAAAPPADENAAPAKFGASDVQDLNWVQLLNAYTCTECGRCTSSCPANQTGKKLSPRKIMMDTRDRLTEVGKNIDANKGVFVPDNKSLLNDYITPEELWACTSCNACVEECPVNISPLSIIMDMRRYLVMEQSAAPMSLNAMMTNIENNGAPWQYSQQDRLNWKNEN
- a CDS encoding N-acetylmuramoyl-L-alanine amidase, which produces MNRINKFKVIFTLFLTILSFYAHSQSNVFKVTLDAGHGDHDFGAVYSGRIEKNIALAIVLKVGKILELNPNVNVIYTRKTDVFIDLVERANIANRANSNIFVSIHCNANKNTAADGTETYVMGLSKVASNLEAAKKENSVITLEKDYKRKYEGYDPNSPESMIGMTLMQEEYLDNSISLATKIEDNFEKLGKKLRQGGVKQAPFMVLHKAYMPRVLVETGFVSNPTEGNILNSEEGQDDIARAIAEAILSYKREYFGSGTESDDSRPIRDTSKPVKPKTTAPVAAVKNAPKGTFFKVQLIASIKKTPLEPKNFKGLKNVTMLFENNIYKYFYEETSSYETAQKYLQEAKSKGYGAAFLVATRDGEKISIQDAIK
- a CDS encoding MlaD family protein — encoded protein: MKLTREIKTAILVIASILLFIWGYSFLKGRDLFTNYKTLYVQYDNVEDLSPSAPVTLNGLAIGKVSKITIDEVTGKLLVELQLKTDFPISKTSTASLYSPSLIGGKQIKIVPNLADKELAEDGQTLASNVELGLTESLGGKIEPIQQKLDKMLVNIDVLVTGLNNTLDKQTQENLKKTIAELSQTMAQFHKASGSLNNILDTNKGQINGMVSNFNKASNNFNKISDSLNKADLGKTVRSLNQTLAKVDGLMANLNSGKGTAGKLLNDDALYNNLAKTSKELELLLQDVRLYPTRYVNVSLFGKKNKPYVAPTEDTNSTDKK